The window GGATTCTTCAAGAATCTTCTCGGAATCGCGCCCCTCAGCCTGGATGCATTGGTTTCCGAAAAGGAAATGAGGAGTGCTTTTGAGCCTGTGAAATCTGCTCTCAGGGAAGCCAAGAAGAAGGGGCAACCCAGCGAATTTGGCCCTCTCCGCACCGCCACCATGGAGGCCAGATTTGAGCAGGTGGCCCAGGGGCAAATGGCTCTGGGCGATGTCTTGGAAGCAGAGCCCATGCTCTGGACCCTGGGTTTCAAACCCTATGAAAACTCGATTCTCAAGCCCATTCACCAGCCGGATTTGGCCGCTCGAATCCCTTCCAATGGAGATGAAATCCGCTCTGCGAATCTCCTAATCGAAGTTGAGTTGAGTAAGAAGAGCTGGCAGGAATACGAATCCATCCTGGCCACCCTGGCAGCGGAATTGCGGGAGGGATTGACCTACGGCAGGGCCATCTATTTCACCATTGGCACTCAAATCCCAACCCTCTTGAAGAAAGTGGATGCGGCCGGAAATCATGGCCTCATCAGCTCTGGGAAGCTTCTAATCCTGCCATTGAAGCATCGCGATGGCACCCCATATGCGGAAAATCGCCGCATCAATTTGGCCTGAGAAAACCATCGAAGAACAGAACGGAGGAAACATCATGTTGGACACTATTTACTCTCTTTACGACCTGTGGATTGCCCCAAATCTCTGGGCCATCGCAATCGCCTTGGCCATTGCAATCCTGGCCATCCGCATCCTATTGCCCATGGTCATCAGGGGATTTGCCCGCTGGAAGAACTACTCCGGAACCCGGAACTTCAACCCAAGTACATGGTTCGCGATGCAATCTAGACCCCTATTCAGGGCCCAGAGCATACTCCTGGCCAGCTCCGGCCTCCGGGAGCTTTTCGCCCCGGCCAGCAATTTCATCAGGGACCTCACGGACCAGGAAAAGGAGAAAGGAACCATGGGATTCGGTGCGGCCTGGCTTTCACCCTATCCCCGTGCGGTAAAGGCCAGCATCAAGGCCAATCGAGGCATGGCCAGGGGGAAAAAGCTAGATGCAACCGGGCAAATCCGGGAGCTAGCCAAGCAAATCACCCTGGCACCCCTTGACAAGCAATTTGGCGGCGGAGATGATTCGCAGCACTTCGAAATCAGCATTGACCTGCACGGACACTCAGCGGATGAGATTGCGAGGATTGAGGGCAAGATTTCATCCCAACTGGACCTGGTGGACCTCAGCCCCATCCCCGGTCATCGGGGTGGTAGGGGCATGGCCTACCAGGCACACAGGACAGCTCCAGTTGATGCCCTCATGAAGGAGAAAATTGGAGCTGACTTTCTCATGGAGAACCCAGCAAAATCCCCTTACTTGCTACCCATTTGCATCAATGCCCAAATGGAACCCCGGGGCTTACCGCTACACCACACCTTGATTCTTGGAACCACAGGCAGCGGTAAGAGTTCGCCATTGAACGACATCATCTTTCAGGAGGCCGAATTCGTGGAACAAGGTGTGGTGGAATTCTATGGCATCGACCCAAAAAGGTCAGAACTAAGGCCCTATGAGGGGAGCTGGTTGTTCAAAGATGTTGTTTACGGCATGCAGGAATCTGTGCAACTAATTGGCCACATCGAGGGCCTGCTGACGAAGCGCTCCAAGGCTAATCCGATGAACCTATCGAAAGGTCAACTCGGTCGGCAAATGAAACCATCTAAGACGCATCCCATCGTAATCCTAATGATTGATGAGATTCTTTCGCTGGTTGGCGACCTGCAAACCAACCGCCAGAGCGCCTCTATCAATCAGCTAACCAAGATTATGGCTATGGGTCGCTCCCTCAACATTTTCGTGGTTGGTGCGACTCAGAATGCCGACAAATCCATCCTTGGTTGGATGCGACCAAACATCGGAAATGCCATAGTTCTAAGGCAGCCATCCGTCTACTACAACGACCTCTTCCTAGGGGCGGGTGCGGCTGCTCAAGGGTTTGATTCAACCATCATCGCCCCCGCGAATCAGGCCAACCAGTATCGGACGGCGGGCATGGGCTACATGCTTGGGCCCACAGGGGAGCCTGAGAAAATCCGCTTTGCCTACACCAGCGATGCGGAAATCGCGGCCCTCATCCAGCGCCACCCAGGCAAGGGCATTGCCACCGCTCCCAGCTCCCCCGTGGCGCCCGTTCCTGCCCCCTACGCACCCACCCCGGCCGCTCCCTCCCTGGCCAAGGGAGTGAGCCTCCAAGAGGCCGCTGGAGGGCCCAGGCCAGTCTCTGCCGAGGAATCCCGGGCAGAGCAGATGATGGCCGCGCTCAGGCGCTCCCAGGCCCGCTGACGCCCCCACCCGGAGGAACTGCCACCAGATGGACCAAGGACCCCCACCGCAGAGGAGAGCGGTGGGGGTCCCGTGCTTGGTCAGTCAGAGACAGGGACGAAGGGACTCTCCCCCATGGCCAGGCGCGGATTTAGCCGCTCCCGAGTGCCATCCCTCCAAGCAAAGGTGAGTCTGTCCATGACAGATTGAGGGGTACTCCTCCGCCCCTTCACCCCCTTGGCCACAGTCACAGACGCCAATTCGGCCCGCAGGACCAGCGTTTTCTTCTCATAGTCTTCATCGCGGGCCGCCACCAGACCGGGCGCGGGGTCAGAGTAGCTCCCCAGCTCCTGCACGACAGAGCCTTCAATGAAAGCAAGAATCTCTTCAATGCTGGCGGAAACTGGCGAAGGCCTGATGGAATCCACCAAGAAGTTCTCCCTCTGCTGACGCAGCGAGTCGCGCTCTTTATCAAGGCGGGCGGCCTGGGCAAAGGCCATCTCCTGGCTGAGGATGCCTTCCTCCCAAGCTTTGAAAATCGCAGAAATCTGGCTATCCAGACGGGCTATTTGCTCATCACCAGGCCATGACTGTTCCTCCGGTAGGGGAGAATCGATTTGGCGGCTCCCATGCAAATACACTTCCTGGAGGTGCAGAGCCAGGGCCTGTTGAACGAAGGATTCCAAGTCCCGGGCATTCATAATTACACACGAACTTTTGCAAGCGTACGAATCCATACCCCGGCCCGGAGCGCCCAAGCTTCCATACATTTTTGCGCCACAGACTCCGCAGAGGGTCAAACCTGAGAGCATCCACTTGGCATGCCTGACTTTCTTCCTTGCTTTTTGGGAGAGCATGGCGAGTGCCTGTTCCCGCTCCTCCGGGGAGATGATTGGGTCCCACGCGCCCCTTACGTAGTGTCCCGCTTCGTCGCGCATGGGCTGCCTATGGTATGTAATTATTCCTGCGGATTTCCAGCCCAGTACTGCCCGTTTGAGAGTAGTGGTCACCCAAGTTCCTCCGGTCGCAGTCGCTATGCCCTTAGAGTTCCAATCATTCACCACACTAGTGATGGTGGCACCCTGCCTGAATCTCTCCATCGCTTCCCGAATAAGCCCGGCCTCGTGCGGGATGTGAGTGATTCCATCTTGCTCAAAACCAAAGGCCCTCTGCCGCATGAGCTTGGGCTTTCCCTGGGCGGCATTCGCCCTGAATGCGGCAATCTGGCGCTCGGAAATCCTCTCTGATTCCCCGGCATCAATGCTGGCAAGGATGCGAGCAATCACCCTGCCGTCCGAAGTTGCGAGATTGTATTTGCCTGATGCGACCGTGCTTATTTGCACACCTGTTTCTTCAACGAGCGAGATTAGGCCCTCCAACTCAGCCATGCGCCTGGTAAGCCTGGAGTTGGAATAGGCCAGGATGGCATCAAACTGTCCTGCCCTGGCTGCATCCAGCATGGCCGCATAGGCGTGGCGGACCTTGCTGGCATGAGTTCTGGTTGAGGCCCCGAGGTCGTTGTCTGAGAACACCTCCGCTACTTCGAGCCCCTGAGCCTCCGCCAAGGCCCTGCAAAGCTCCTCCTGCCTGGCCACCCCCTCCCCATCCCCGGAACTGTCCCGCGAGATGCGCGTGTAGATGGCTGCCCTGCCTGCCATGACCTACCCCCTGCCCTTGACCCTGCTCCAGGATAAGGTACACCGAGTCAACTGGGCGTCGACTTCAATGTGCGCGTCCTCGACAACTTCGCGACGC is drawn from Pseudoclavibacter chungangensis and contains these coding sequences:
- a CDS encoding FtsK/SpoIIIE domain-containing protein; its protein translation is MRKIAASIWPEKTIEEQNGGNIMLDTIYSLYDLWIAPNLWAIAIALAIAILAIRILLPMVIRGFARWKNYSGTRNFNPSTWFAMQSRPLFRAQSILLASSGLRELFAPASNFIRDLTDQEKEKGTMGFGAAWLSPYPRAVKASIKANRGMARGKKLDATGQIRELAKQITLAPLDKQFGGGDDSQHFEISIDLHGHSADEIARIEGKISSQLDLVDLSPIPGHRGGRGMAYQAHRTAPVDALMKEKIGADFLMENPAKSPYLLPICINAQMEPRGLPLHHTLILGTTGSGKSSPLNDIIFQEAEFVEQGVVEFYGIDPKRSELRPYEGSWLFKDVVYGMQESVQLIGHIEGLLTKRSKANPMNLSKGQLGRQMKPSKTHPIVILMIDEILSLVGDLQTNRQSASINQLTKIMAMGRSLNIFVVGATQNADKSILGWMRPNIGNAIVLRQPSVYYNDLFLGAGAAAQGFDSTIIAPANQANQYRTAGMGYMLGPTGEPEKIRFAYTSDAEIAALIQRHPGKGIATAPSSPVAPVPAPYAPTPAAPSLAKGVSLQEAAGGPRPVSAEESRAEQMMAALRRSQAR
- a CDS encoding recombinase family protein, with the translated sequence MAGRAAIYTRISRDSSGDGEGVARQEELCRALAEAQGLEVAEVFSDNDLGASTRTHASKVRHAYAAMLDAARAGQFDAILAYSNSRLTRRMAELEGLISLVEETGVQISTVASGKYNLATSDGRVIARILASIDAGESERISERQIAAFRANAAQGKPKLMRQRAFGFEQDGITHIPHEAGLIREAMERFRQGATITSVVNDWNSKGIATATGGTWVTTTLKRAVLGWKSAGIITYHRQPMRDEAGHYVRGAWDPIISPEEREQALAMLSQKARKKVRHAKWMLSGLTLCGVCGAKMYGSLGAPGRGMDSYACKSSCVIMNARDLESFVQQALALHLQEVYLHGSRQIDSPLPEEQSWPGDEQIARLDSQISAIFKAWEEGILSQEMAFAQAARLDKERDSLRQQRENFLVDSIRPSPVSASIEEILAFIEGSVVQELGSYSDPAPGLVAARDEDYEKKTLVLRAELASVTVAKGVKGRRSTPQSVMDRLTFAWRDGTRERLNPRLAMGESPFVPVSD